The Diabrotica undecimpunctata isolate CICGRU chromosome 3, icDiaUnde3, whole genome shotgun sequence genome includes the window GCATCTCTGtcttcttaggatttatagagTGAGTGTTCACAAACTTAACGCTTTGCAGGACAGacatatcgtctgcatatgctattGTGTAGAACCCTCTGcagctgagttggtcaaccagtgTGTCTAGAAGTATGTTCCAGAGGAGTGTTGATAGCACCCCTCTCTCTGGACACCCATGCCTCAAACAGAAACGTCTTCCACATTTATGCTTATTGATCTATTAGagagtattcttcttcttcctttgccctatccgtttcggacgttggctattaacaaggctattttgactttgtttacggcacctctgaacagttcggtcgatgttagtccgaaccattgtcgcaggttatgttATTAGAGAGTATACTGAATATATATTCGCTCACGGTCAAGGGAACATTCCTGACATGGAGCtgttgggaatgtggttttatcaaacgctccctcaatgtctatgcatatacctagggtgaattctttagtatccagcgatctttcaatttttcccactacatgatgcagtgtAGAATTGTTAGATTTTCCCAAAGTATATTTATGCCGATTTGGCTGAAGTGGGTTATGAACTAGAACTTTATCTCTCATATAACCTTTTCATCAGGCGAAACAATGTTGGGCTAATTGGTCGGAGATCCTTTGGTAGagtgtagtccatcctacctggttcTGGTATGAAGATcacacgtacctctctccacttcctaggaatatatctcagagcCAAGGGGGCTTAACATACCCACAATGTGCGACAGGAGGATATCCAGTTCCCGCCGTAGTAGGgctttttttacatctttaaagagaaAAAAGGAAAATCTGCATACAAAGACCTGTGACTCACACAGAtagtgttgggttcctaataccCTAACAAATCTGTGCCAGGGCGAGATGCCCAAGGGATTTAGACATTTGACACTTCGTCCCGTCACCACCCCGAAATGGTCggcgtccaactaaaaacctctcctctgtcaTACCAGACATCAGGATGGAAGGGCCGGTTAAGGCAAACATCTCTCCTGATGCCCTGCTATCAGCCGATTCCCATTCTTTCCTCGACACATTCATTGAGGAAACCACAACTACACGAAACACAAAAGACTTTCAACCCCCTACTTTAGCTGCCATCTCTCTCGCGTGGTCTGTCTCTCATTCACTCCTATTTCGGCCTGCGACAGTCCGAACCCCACCGAGGTCCTACTCGCTTGTTTTAGAATTCTGTTGCGAGTTACCTCTCCTCTCTCTAcctgataaatttgtggatccgtgtTTACCACCACTCATCTCTCATAATTTCCTCCACCATTTCTCtcacggaatcaaacattctgcagttacactATTAAAAACTTCTCTCTTTCATCCGCCTAACGCTCACACTCCAGCATCGTGTGTGTCACAGTATTCGAGAGACCACAGTAAAGGCACTGATCAGACTGAGCCCTCCTAAACCTGAAAAGGTAGCTGCGGAAGCAGCCATGGCCCGTGAGCATTTGCGTCAGATAATAATCCAGCTGCCTATACCCACAGTCCACCCAGCTTCGAAGGTTTGGGATTAAAGACTTCGTCCACTCCGCCACATCGCGTGTTGCCTCTCATTCTTGCTGCCACTGACCGATTGAAACTAATCTCTCGGCCAGTCTTATCTCATTCATCTCTCGCTCTTCAATGTTCCGCCCCCTACGACTATAAATCCTGGCCCTTTCACCTGCTAGCACATGTAAAGGAACACAGCCGGTGATCACCCACAAAGCGGCAgctgacacagtcctgtaggtACATGCTACTCGCAGCAGACTAGATCTGCCCACGCGAACCATGAGCCCCTTGTAAGTTGGTATTTCTACCGCCTCACTCCCGAATGGAACTGCGTAGAGGACGACAGACTGCACAACACCGTGAAGCGCCCTTCTTCTTTCGGATTTTTGTCCACCGATATTAGGCATTATCCTCCCCAGCGCAGCTATTCTCTGAATAGCTCTATGGGTCACCCCTCTCAAATGTTCCCCCCAACTCCCACCCTGGTGGAGAGTAACTCCCAGATATTTGACGTACTTTTAGGGCGTCACTCTCGCTCCCGCGCTCTCAAATTAAACCCTATCTCTCTTTCTGTAGCCTTTGAGTACTACAGCCTCCGTCTTATCCTCCACGAGAGAAATATCATGCTCGCTCATCTAATCCTCAATGAGGACACACACACGCGTAATCCGAAGCAAGAGTTTCTCCCTGTCTCGTGCCGCCACCAGCATAGCAAGTTACATCCACCATCACACCATTTTCCACTACAATCTTCCTCTCGGAAACATAATCAGCGACCACATTCCTCAGATACCCAGGACAGTTCCTTGCTTCCAAAGAGCTCATTAAGTGACCCCACTGTAATGTATTAAAAGCATTTCGGACGTCAAAGAGAATCAGGATGACCCATCTATAATCAGCTCCAATTCCCCGTGCCGCTCGAAGCACATTGGTTACCGCATCCACTGTACTTTTACCCTGGCAGAAACCCTATTGTCTCGGAGACAGGCCTCCAGACATCACAATCACCTCCTCGATACGTGCACGTAGCATTCTCTCATACAACTTTCCGATACAAGAAAGAAGGCAAATAGAACGATATTTTCCTGCCTTGAATTTAGGTAGAAGCACGAGCCTCGAGATTTTCCAGGGATCCGGAAACGaccgtagtagggctggatatatgcTGTAAGGCTCTGGTAACTTAAAACGGGTGAAGCACGATATGGCCCATCTTACCTTTTCCTCACTAGTCATTGTTCTAGCGAGATGCCAGTATTTCAGTTAGGGTATGTTGTTTCTTCCGTCCAGTTTGGCGCTAGAACCGggaaagtgtgttttcatcaggaTCTTAGCAATTTCGCAAAGATTAGAAATTTTGCTTCCATCTTACTTCATTAATATGCCGATGTGGGTCGTTTGAGTGCGCTTTTTGTAGCCTTCGTCTACAAGTCTGCGGGAAATCTTCGATATCCTCACAGTATACTCTTTAAGTagctctttatttttattttcagactTTCTTTAACTCTCTGAGGTTTTGTTGATAAGTATGCCAATCCTGTTTGAGTTTAGTGCGTTTTGCTTTATTAAAAACAGATCTTGCCGTTCTCCTAAGGTGTTCCAGTTCACTgcaccaccaagagttggttttgcgacTTTCTTGGACCATCGTTATtagacaggattttttataagcatagcttattttattttggatagataccgtatacctttccaattctgtattagttccCGGAGTTAAAGTATAATATAATGATATCgctatataatataattaataactaTTACTCGTATCGGTACTTCATCTTTAGTTAGGAACACAAATACTTGTACTTATTACATACTAATCTTTAATATTCCAAGTAGTACTTAGTTGACGTTGTAACGAGGTCTACATCTCAACATCTCTCGTCTCTACTTAACTCTAAACTCAACTTAGAACTGTAATTGTAAGTCGAAGCTGTAAACTGTGAAAACTGTGCTAAATTCATTCTTTTTCGTTTTTATAAACGTCCTTGTCTTGTAACGTGATCTCTCAACTTTGTTTTGCATGTTTAAGCAATGCCGAGTTAAGATTATTTGCAATTAGGCAAACTGAGGTATTTTTTATCGTTATGTGTAATCAATATAATCGATAAACTTAAACTAGTGCATGCGTTCCTGATTCTTGACTAAAAATAATTCTACACTGACCATCAAAAAAAGTGACCTCCCAGtaaatttccaaaaataaaaatacatttgaagttttatgcactgttcTATATTATATACCTACTCAacatctttcatttttaaaacaaaaactggcCAATACTGCTTGATtccttagcataatttatttaattagaaggctacaaaagaaaatagtgtaatatcaaaacgaattacaaacaataaaaattacgagTGAACTTAAACAAAATTGTCTAATATTATGCCCTAAAACATCAACAACCGTTTGCATAGGATTCGGAAGGGAAAggattttgaataaaaacttgaGGAAATTGTTCATATTCTTCACGAAGAATGTTTTGAAGTTCTGCAAGACTTTCTGGTTGGCCTGGTTGACTTCTACCCCTACGATGAAGTTCATCCCAAAGATGTTCGATGATATTCAGATCAGGGCTGCAGGCTGGCCATTCTAGAGTATTAATTCCTACTTCCCTCAAGTAATTTGTCAGGATTCTTGCAGTATGTGGCCGAGCATTATCATGTATAAAGACGAAATTGTTTCCAATAAATGGACCAAATGGAACTACTGCTGCTGCCAAAACATACTCTATATACCGGTGAGCAATCAGGGGGCCATTGATGAAAATAAGGTTAGTTTGAGCTTTAAATGAGATTCCAGCCCAAACCATGACACCACCACCGCCAAATTTTCTTTTCTGGGACATACAATATTGGTAATATCTTCCATTTCTCCGTCTCCAAACCCTCTCTCGGTCATCGCATCGTCAGACTTCAAACAGAATCACGATTCCTCAGTAAAGAGAATTCGGCTCCAATCTTGTATATCCCAGTGTTGATGTTGTcgagcaaaaattaatcgatTCCTACAGTGTCTGGGTTGTAATTCGGGAACAATAGCCAGTCTTCTTGCCATTAATCCTCTTTCATTGAGGCGTCTTTTAACCCTTCTCTCACTTACATTCACATTTCGAACCTCCTGCAGACGGTTTCTTGCAGCAATTGCAGTGGACTGACGATTTCTTAAAAGTTCCATCACAATAAAACGTTCATCTCTTTGCGAGGTAACTCTTCTACGACCGGAACCAGGTCGACGTGAGTATGTACCAGTCTCTATCAAGCGATGGAAAGCTCTCTGCACTGTAGTTCTCTGAATACTCGAAAAATTTCGGATACATGAACATGACTTCTTCGTCTTGTAGTAATGCAATAATTCGAGCAACATCTACTGTATATAAAACCATATCTTAATTATTCACTTAGTCGAAATCTACGTTTGAAAGGCTAAATTACTGGTTAGTTAAATGTTTTCAACTTTGAAGATAAACAGCGACTACAGAAAGCAACAACATAAACGTCAAAACTGTCAAAAACAAGCACACATGAtcgcaataaaaatttaaattgagatgcaatatgaaacagtgcatagaacttccaatgaatttttattttcgaaaatttatagggtggccacgTTTTTTGCCGTTCAGTGTAGTTATACAATAAGGAAATATACAATATGACTAAcattatttatgaattttaatatATTAGGGATAATATCACAAAACCTTTTTAGTCTGCAGAGCATCTTCTAAGAATCGGTTGTAGAGTTCTACATCCGTCCTCCTAGGGTCGCGAGATTtgataaggcttttctccagacTAATAGTATAGGTTAGCCAGCGGTGGTCAGACATAGATATGTCCTCCGATACCTGCCAGTTCTAAATTTGATTCGATAATTCAGCTGTTGCTAGTGTGATATCTGTGACTGTTTGGCTACCAACAATCATAAAGGTAGGTTTGGTGCCTCTATTTAAGATATGAAaatcttttctaataatatagCTATAAAGAGACTTACCTCGAGCATTGTTATCAGCCCCAGCCTAGACGAGAGTTTGAAATATAGCCGATAATGAGTTCTACCTTCTGACTGAGACAGTGGTCTACCAGATCTTCCATCTCCTTTGTTGGTGGTAGGGTGGTTACATCTGAGGGTAGGTAGACCGATGCTAGTATTAACTCGATATTTTTGGCCTTTCCCCATGTGCATTTCACTTTAACCGCAGTTACGTCTGAGGTGCAATGGGGGTGGCTTAGATTTTCCTGGGAACGTATATGGCTGTTCTCGGTTGTTGATTGCTTGGTAAGTTGAAAATTTGATCATTTAGAGTGCCAAAAACCAGCCATTTTGGTCTGAATTATTCAAGGTTCTTATATTAGTGCTATTGCATCCTCCGTTACATCCAGGCTGCGGTATAGTGTCGCCGTTATCACCTTTTTGTGTTGGAGGTTGCATTGAATAATATTAAGCGTATTTTTCCGACGTCTTTGCCCATGGCTTAGGTGTCGTTCCCTATCGTGCCCTTCACATTGTTAGTGCTTGCTTTGAAAGTCAATGAGGTGAACGCGTAGCTCAGCCTCAGTACTTTTTTCCTAAGGACAGCCATATTATTAATTGGTAATACGCCAAAATGTTAATAAGGACAAATTGAATGCAAACGCGGAAGAGGGAGGAGAAGGAGGCTCAAGAAATAATTAATGGTATAAAGTTAGCACTAGTACGAGCAGAAGTAGAGAAAAAAGATGATGAAGTTTATTGTTAACGTTCTAGAAGAACATGACGATTGAATCTGAAGAAAAAACTGTCAGTAAAACCCAGCAAATGTCTCCAAGACAAAACTAGAAAAGTTCTGAAACATAGCCAGTTGGCGAAACTGGAGAACTCCGAGCAGCATATTCTACTCAAAACTGGTGCCGCCTGGCTTCGAGCTACCCTTCACAATATGGTAGTACAAGGTGGTCTAAATAGAGTACGGAGTTTACATAACGTCAaagtttacataaaaaataatgtaaCGCAGGGAACCAAATCAGAAACTAACATTAATGCTACCAAAATAAAAGCAAAGCACAAAATCGATCAAAATGACGTAGAATATTAAGAACGTAGGTAACCCTTTTAAGTGTAATTTCGATGCTTGATGCTATGTCGAAAACTCAAATGATAACTGCAATGAACAATATACTATTACATTCTATTAAAAGAAGTTCTCGATAAAAAACGAAATCGACATTTTACATTTTACGTAATTTTATTATGTCACACTGTAAGGCCGTTAAAATAAAATTGACGTTTCAGtaaatttcttttttgttttatcttgtaCATCAATAGAAATTTTCGGTCGGGAAATTAAACAACGCTATTCAGTCAATTTGGCCCTAAAGAGATTCCGTGGCCAAGCAATTTTACGGTTAGCCTCAAGGGGGTACTTTTTTATGCTGCTGAATTTTGCTCTCTGCCCGCGACCATTGCTTTGAGAACCTGATATTTAGTCAAGAGGGATTTCGTCGAGTGTGTGGCTTATCAAATTACACTTTGGAAAGTTTTTTTGTCAAACTTTACCACGAATATTTGTCTCAAGCGGAACAATATAGTGTTATAGACTAGTCGATACAAACTTGAATATGGATGAAGTTGATTTgaaatttacattttattaaaatgaaaaatctAAGAAACATTAAGTTCTTAGTatatacataaattttaattgGTTTTTAATATGAATGATTAGtcaacaaaacaataaatttatctTAATTTCAGTATAATTTCAGATTTAtatttgaagaaataataaaaaaataaaatttaaaaacggttttatttttattttattcacagGTATGTAGGTAAATTAGCTTATCTAGAGAGTTAACGTAAAAATATTTCCTTCGTCTGAGTACCTttccatatgggaataagtgaCAACGAGGAAGTGGACTTTTTGCAAACAATGCAATAACAGACCAAAATATTACGATGACAAATCAAATACCTTGgactgatcttcttcttcttcctatgccgtccccattggactgatcacaaagtaaatataaAAGGCCACATGAAAAAATGTCTTGGTCAAGTATGAACCAGACTAAcctaaataatagaaaagatcatcaaccgactccgaataaGACATAGGTACTCTGTTTACACACAATATCTATAACAAGGAATCTGCTCTGATATGAACCAATAGTCCAGGGAAATAAGTTTTTCTTAGGACATCTCAATAGCCAGGTATTTATCGATGATAAGCAAACATATACCTTTTTTTCTGCAGAAATTTCGGCgtgcttttttaattattaacaatttatttttaaaaattcgatTTTTTCGAATTTTCGATAAGTAATGGGTAgcttaactatttaataaagaagGAGCTAGCGATTTCTAACATTAAGGCGTAAGACAAGACATTTTAATTGTTGTGTCTTGGCCAATTTCCCCGTTTTCTAATTTTCGcgtgtaaaattttatttatggttTTGGTTTTCATTAAAGCCATTACAATGCTTCTTTAGTGATCAATAGAGTTTTGAAAATAACAATCGTAAGTAgcattttatgtaattttaaatttttgaagttatacttctatacgcgcgaaATTTGCACGGtaaatcggtgaaatcattacatatgtaagatatgagtaaaagagagacagaagatatattttctctctttttctctatcgggaataaaaatgttccttttgtatatatagtatttttcatataaaaatgcgtgggcgtcattcaagatttacgacgtcagaaccccacagcgttgccaaaacatcagaatagttagtaagtgaggaatttttaaaatgtcaactatttgtcaaactattatattaacagtaaatacacttagttttaagattactgcaacacactaaaacattttaatacaaaattatatattctaaatttgaaacttaccacttttagagcattaataataaaaacgtcccgccattatttcttgttcaaaataatctatgttatatgaaagcttattagctttctacagactatttggttgttttggcatagcacaatcacaatacacaacaatgattagtttttaaagctattaatctaaatttaatatgtatttataaatacaatttattaatatataatatattatgatcaaattgtgtaagaaatcaaaacataaataaaattcttactctaaaaaatcggcaacactttaaacaattttaccacacgctgaactgtcaaaaaatttgaagtattcccatatcagttgcgtacaattgtctaatatatttaattaaaattattattttgtggaatattagacttaaagagttatttcataaaatttatattagtaataataacaaatgtttttggttatttaatcaatataattctaaaattcccaatataatgatgattacatttttctgattaatataccatgttgacgcctatgaaagatcgagcagttccgtataggtttcgtattattagctgtattaggaaaatttgaactctaaggttgacgttatggaaattttaaatataagtgacgtcactttatacaAATTGTGACgggcacgcatttttatatgaaaaatactatatatttaatattatatatatatatatatatatatatatatatatatatatatatatatatatatatatataaattcgttcaaattatcgggtaaagtggtctgtaataaaaatctttcttttttctaaattactcaatatttcgccatttatttaaaagcttcctcaggagtaaactaaaaacaatttgaacattacaaaaaatggcgtacaaatacattttaaaacactcacagaatttaaaatatttcgcaaataaaaactgacattgaagtatttgaaatattgaatgtcaagattaaattgtcttaagcacgttcgttacagctatacgat containing:
- the LOC140435801 gene encoding uncharacterized protein codes for the protein MPNIGGQKSERRRALHGVVQSVVLYAVPFGSEAVEIPTYKGLMVRVGRSSLLRVACTYRTVSAAALWVITGCVPLHVLAGERARIYSRRGRNIEEREMNEIRLAERLVSIGQWQQE